A stretch of DNA from Flavobacteriales bacterium:
GCAGATTGTTCGATTGGTGATGAATCGTTTTATTCATCGCAATTCCGATTACCTGAAAGTTGATGCAACGCGATTAAAATTTTTCAGAAGTGCATTAAATGGATTAATTTATTCCATTGCATTCATTGGTGTAATTTATGTTATTCCTCCATTTAGAGCAGTATCTGTAACCTTACTTGCATCCGCAGGAATTTTTGCAGCCGTTTTAGGTTTCGCATCACAGCAGGCTTTTTCAAATATTATTTCCGGAATATTTGTTGTGTTGTCTCGTCCTTTCCGTGTGGGAGATGTAATTCGTGTTGGCCGGGATGGAAGTGCTGCCAATGAATTGGTGGGTACAGTTGAAGATATTACACTACGACACACCGTGATTCGCGATTTTCAAAACCGCCGGATTATTATTCCAAATAGTGTCATCAATATGGAGGTCATCACCAACAACAACATCGTTGATGAAAGGGTACGCCGTATTATGAATATCACTGTTGCTTATGAAACCGATATCAATAAAGCATTATTGGTTATTACCGACGAAATAAAAAAACATCCCTATTACCTCGATGGAAGAACAGCCGAAGAAGTTCGCTTAGGAGAACCGGAAGTCAATTTACGTGTGGTTGAATTAGGTGCTAATGGCGTTACCATTCGCGCTTATATCTGGGCAGCCAATTTCGATTTGGGCTGGGATATGTTTTGTGATCTCAATAAATCTATTTTGGAGCGATTCAAAAAAGAGAGAATTGAGATTCCGTATCCACACCGGACAATTGTATATAAAAAGGATATTTCAGAATGACAGACATTCGTAAAAAACTTGG
This window harbors:
- a CDS encoding mechanosensitive ion channel family protein, which codes for MNEVTKITKGWGTFDIGPYTFEWSMLVKIAIIIGFSIIALQIVRLVMNRFIHRNSDYLKVDATRLKFFRSALNGLIYSIAFIGVIYVIPPFRAVSVTLLASAGIFAAVLGFASQQAFSNIISGIFVVLSRPFRVGDVIRVGRDGSAANELVGTVEDITLRHTVIRDFQNRRIIIPNSVINMEVITNNNIVDERVRRIMNITVAYETDINKALLVITDEIKKHPYYLDGRTAEEVRLGEPEVNLRVVELGANGVTIRAYIWAANFDLGWDMFCDLNKSILERFKKERIEIPYPHRTIVYKKDISE